In the genome of Candidatus Schekmanbacteria bacterium, the window ATTCCTTGCTTTTACGTTTATTTTATGCTATCTTTGTTAAAAATTATTTTTTTAGGCAGTTGATTTGATAATGTAAAATTAATCAAGAAGGAGGATTAACTATGGATTTACCTGAGTATATTACTGTTGAGGAAGTGCAGAGAGTTTGTAAAGAACTTGGTATTAGGGATTGGACGAAGTTAACTGCTCCTCAGGTTTTGCCGGAAGAAGCGAAAATAATATTAAAAGAGGTTAATGTGGAAGGAATGAACATTGACCTTGACGAATTCAAAACAGGGTTGGAAGTTGAACTTGAACATGGAATAACTTTTAAAGACGCCAATGTGACAAACAATCATCCAATTCTAACAGGTAAAATTGTCCTTGCGCACCTCAAAGAAACTTTGGATTATTATAAAAGGCTTGAGGTTGCAGAAATTGAAGGCGACCTTTTGAAGGCAATTGTTGCAAAAAATCCTGACAAAGCGATATCCTATTATAGAAAACTTATCCAAGCAAAATTTGAACTTGCTCAAGTAGAAGCAAAAGAGATTTAATAATTTTTGAAAAAAGATTATGGCGGCAGACTCAGAGATTGGGGATGTCGCTTTTTTTTATTGATAAAAATCTATAATAGTTATTAAATGAAGACCATCCAAATATGAATATTTATGATTGAAAAATATGAAATCTTAGGCAAAGAAGCATTGAAATTGAAGCCTGTTTCAAAATCTGCATTTCTTGAATTTTCAGATTCCTTTGTTCAAATACAATCCTTCATAGAAGAAAAGATCCGTATTGAAAAAGATTTTGTTAAAAACACAATTCAGGGTGCAGAACTCAAATTCATAATCAATTTGAATAAAAATTTTGGTAAGTTTCTTTTGAGTGTTTTTGAGCTGGGTATTCTTTCCTGCCTTCCCAAAGAAGGTATCTGGTATTATTCTGTAATCTCTTCACGAGGATTTGATGATGCATTCTTTTCGAGATTTTTCTTCAATTGGTCTATGGCTATACAGAGTATTATTAATCCGCCACAGTCTCATGAGCTCATAAAGATTGTAGATTACTTTCGGGAAAATGTGAAAAATTTCAAAAAAGCTGCACTTTCTCCTTTTGATAAAGAGAATGAAAAAGCAAAAGAGTTTCTTTCTTATCTAATGAATAAAAATAGGAAAGGGGCAGCAGATTATGCACTTGCTCTCTTGAAGAAAGGAGATTCTCCACATTATTTATTTTCTTATGTCCTTTCTCAGGCAATGAAAAAAGCAGGGGTGCTGTGGCAGTTGAATAAAATCGAGGTTAACGATGTTCATGTAGCAACTGATATATGCCATTATGTAATGTATAGAATCGTTGATAGCTTTGAGAAAAGAACAAAGCTTCCATATCGCATTGCCGTTGTGTGTGCGCCGGGGGAAGAACATGAATTTGGTGCAGAGCTTGTTGAGAGTCTCCTTGAGTTGGAAGGATGGAACATTGTAGATATAGGGCACATATCACCTGAAGAGGATATGATTAGTTCAATAAAGAAGGATACTCCTGATGTAATAGTGCTTTCTGTTACAATGACTGCAAATCTTCCAGTCGCAATAAAAATGGCAAAGCGCATTCGAGGAGAGTTCGAGGATATAAAGGTAATTGGGGGTGGTACGGAATATTTATCAAAGGAACCGATTTTTAAAGAAGTGTTCGATGCTGTGGCTTTTGGTGTAGAAGATGTTCATAATAAGGCACTTAAAATTGTAGGTGAAAAATGAGAGTCATAACGGCATTTAAAATGCTTTTTTATGACCGTTCAACGACAGCAGGTTCAATTTTGGGTGTTGTTGCAATAGTGTTTCTTGTAGGACAGCAGTTGGCAGTGCTTTTTGGCCTCTTTACCTATATGTCTGTCCTTGTTGACCATGCCGGTGCTGATATTTGGGTATGCAGTCGAAATGCTGAAAACATCAATTCGACGGATTCGATCCCTGATTACTATTTAGACCGTATTTCAGGTATTTCTTCAATAAGGTGGGCAGAACCATTGATTTTTGGTGGAGGCTCATTTAGGAGAGCAGACGGGAAATATAATGGTGTGCAGGTTGTAGGATTAAGACCTCCCAGAATGGCAGGTGGTCCATGGAAATTTGCAAGAGGGTCAATAGATAATCTGTTTGAATACGACGCTGTTTCCGTTGAGCAAACTGATTTGGATACTTTGGGAAATCCCGAATATGGCAAATATTATGAGATTAACGGTATAAAAGTTAAGGTTAATGCGATTACTAAAAAAATTAAGGGATTTGCAGGGTCTCTTGTGTTTACGAATTTAGTTAAAGCAAAGGAGATTTTAAACTTTCCCAAAAATCGTTACAGCGCAATTATGATAAAACTAAAAGATGGGATAGATATAAATAGCACTGTCAAGGAAATTCAGAAAATTCTTCCTAACGCAAAAGTCATTTCAGCCAGCGACCTTTCACGCAAGACACGATTTTATTATATTCGCAATACAGGAATGGGTGGAAGTTTTGGTTTTTCAACATTGATAGGTGCTATGGTGGGAATAGTTATAATAATGCTGACGA includes:
- a CDS encoding FtsX-like permease family protein, which encodes MRVITAFKMLFYDRSTTAGSILGVVAIVFLVGQQLAVLFGLFTYMSVLVDHAGADIWVCSRNAENINSTDSIPDYYLDRISGISSIRWAEPLIFGGGSFRRADGKYNGVQVVGLRPPRMAGGPWKFARGSIDNLFEYDAVSVEQTDLDTLGNPEYGKYYEINGIKVKVNAITKKIKGFAGSLVFTNLVKAKEILNFPKNRYSAIMIKLKDGIDINSTVKEIQKILPNAKVISASDLSRKTRFYYIRNTGMGGSFGFSTLIGAMVGIVIIMLTMYTGVLNRQKDFAILRALGARKWDIAVIVFCQALIIGAAGIIIGFLLLSFFLSSTMNSKLPTYMPYWLPFYHAAFTLFLCFLGSLLAMNKAVSIEPASVFR